In a single window of the Chondrocystis sp. NIES-4102 genome:
- a CDS encoding peptidase M15D vanX D-ala-D-ala dipeptidase, with translation MKPYHQITIQDCCEPLIPIPLDNFSLEIPHPYVKLGAEYGDKSPYYLRQGVVEALLEAQFLLEKRHPQWKIKIYDAYRPVGVQQFMVNYTYESLVKSLNIQEQQLSAQQRQNLWGKVYQFWAAPSLDKKMPPPHSTGAAVDVTIVDAQGEALNMGGEIDELSERSQPDYYYGDPNNKSQQYHFHRQLLQRIMTKAGFLQHPNEWWHFCLGDQMWAWLQNQTKPDYQFVARYGRV, from the coding sequence ATGAAACCATATCATCAAATTACAATTCAAGATTGTTGCGAGCCTTTAATTCCTATCCCCTTAGATAATTTCTCACTAGAAATACCTCATCCTTATGTAAAATTAGGGGCAGAATATGGAGATAAATCACCTTACTATTTACGTCAAGGAGTTGTAGAAGCTTTATTAGAAGCACAATTTCTTTTGGAAAAAAGACATCCTCAATGGAAAATTAAAATATATGATGCTTACCGCCCAGTTGGGGTACAGCAATTTATGGTTAACTATACTTATGAATCCTTAGTAAAAAGTTTAAACATACAGGAGCAACAATTATCCGCTCAACAAAGACAAAACCTGTGGGGAAAAGTATATCAGTTTTGGGCTGCACCTAGCTTAGATAAAAAAATGCCCCCTCCTCATAGTACTGGAGCAGCAGTGGATGTAACAATAGTTGATGCTCAGGGTGAAGCTTTGAATATGGGGGGAGAAATTGACGAACTTTCAGAGCGATCGCAACCTGACTATTACTATGGCGATCCTAACAATAAAAGTCAGCAATATCACTTTCATCGCCAACTATTGCAACGCATCATGACCAAAGCTGGTTTTTTACAACATCCTAATGAGTGGTGGCACTTTTGTTTAGGAGATCAAATGTGGGCTTGGTTACAAAATCAAACTAAGCCTGATTATCAATTTGTCGCTCGTTATGGTCGAGTTTGA